The Sphingorhabdus sp. Alg231-15 genome has a segment encoding these proteins:
- a CDS encoding polyprenyl synthetase family protein codes for MSATVHHLGRESTPSLEPLMALVASDMNQVNSVILDRMQSEIPLIPELAGHLIAGGGKRMRPMLTLAAAKLIGYEGDRHFKLAAAVEFIHTATLLHDDVVDGSDLRRGKTTANLVFGNPATVLVGDFLFSRSFELMVEDGSLKVLKILSSASAIIAEGEVNQLTAQRKIDTSEDRYLDIIGSKTAALFAAASRISAVVAERDEETELALDSYGRNLGVAFQLVDDAIDYSSDSKTMGKDAGDDFREGKVTLPVILAYARGDDADRKFWKDAIIGHRTSDDDLNFATELLKKTGAIDDTISRARHYGQRAIDALGAFPSGKAKAAMTEAVEFAISRAY; via the coding sequence ATGTCTGCAACAGTCCACCATTTGGGTCGTGAATCTACCCCGTCGCTAGAACCGCTAATGGCGCTTGTCGCCAGTGATATGAATCAGGTGAACAGCGTGATTCTCGATCGGATGCAATCGGAAATCCCATTGATCCCCGAGTTGGCTGGTCATCTGATCGCTGGCGGAGGGAAACGGATGCGGCCGATGTTGACCTTGGCTGCTGCCAAGTTGATCGGCTATGAAGGGGATCGGCATTTCAAACTAGCGGCTGCGGTTGAGTTTATCCATACGGCGACGTTGTTGCACGATGATGTCGTCGACGGTTCCGACCTTAGACGCGGCAAGACCACTGCCAATCTGGTTTTCGGAAACCCGGCCACGGTGTTGGTGGGTGACTTTTTGTTCAGTCGTTCATTTGAATTGATGGTGGAAGATGGATCGCTCAAGGTTCTGAAAATCCTCTCCAGCGCATCTGCGATTATTGCGGAAGGTGAGGTCAACCAGCTGACCGCCCAACGCAAGATTGACACCAGCGAAGATCGTTATCTCGACATCATCGGTTCGAAAACTGCGGCGCTTTTCGCAGCGGCAAGTCGCATTTCAGCCGTTGTTGCGGAACGAGATGAAGAAACTGAATTGGCGCTGGACAGCTATGGCCGTAATCTCGGTGTTGCTTTTCAGCTGGTTGATGATGCCATCGACTATTCATCGGACAGCAAAACCATGGGTAAAGATGCGGGCGATGATTTCCGTGAAGGAAAAGTCACATTGCCGGTTATATTGGCTTATGCGCGCGGCGATGACGCGGATCGCAAATTCTGGAAAGACGCGATTATCGGACACAGAACATCTGATGATGATCTCAATTTTGCAACGGAATTGCTCAAGAAAACTGGTGCGATTGATGACACGATCTCCCGCGCCCGCCATTATGGGCAACGGGCGATAGATGCCTTGGGCGCTTTCCCTTCCGGTAAAGCGAAGGCGGCGATGACTGAAGCAGTTGAATTTGCGATATCACGCGCTTATTGA
- a CDS encoding NUDIX hydrolase: MSNIDADAPIETMWEGRFITAKRQGRWEYVSRSRGIRAAVILAIENDHVLLVEQYRVPLGKNCIELPAGLVGDGDDNSDEDASIAAIRELEEETGYRAETMEDCGEFYSSPGMVSESFSLFKASDLIKTGDGGGVEGENITVHRIALPDLGSFIERKRIEGAAIDVRLLLLLQPR; this comes from the coding sequence TTGAGCAATATTGATGCTGACGCACCCATCGAGACAATGTGGGAAGGCCGTTTCATCACGGCCAAACGGCAAGGCCGCTGGGAATATGTATCCCGCAGCCGAGGGATACGCGCCGCAGTTATTCTTGCAATAGAAAACGATCATGTTCTCTTGGTAGAGCAATATCGGGTGCCACTTGGCAAAAACTGCATTGAGCTACCAGCTGGCCTCGTCGGGGATGGAGATGACAATAGCGATGAAGATGCCTCGATCGCTGCGATCCGGGAACTGGAAGAGGAAACCGGATATCGCGCAGAAACAATGGAAGATTGTGGGGAGTTTTATTCCTCTCCGGGCATGGTGTCAGAGAGCTTCTCTCTGTTCAAAGCTAGCGACCTGATCAAAACTGGCGATGGTGGCGGTGTTGAAGGTGAGAATATCACAGTGCATCGCATTGCACTGCCGGACTTGGGAAGCTTTATCGAGCGCAAGCGTATCGAAGGTGCTGCAATCGACGTTAGACTATTGTTGCTTCTCCAGCCTCGTTAG
- a CDS encoding chorismate mutase, which translates to MDEKLQQYRQSINNIDAALVFMLAERFKVTQAVGEYKAENSLPPADPGREQEQIARLRQLASDANLDPEFSEKFLRFIIDEVIRHHEQIRDEAG; encoded by the coding sequence ATGGACGAAAAGCTTCAGCAATACCGCCAAAGCATCAACAACATAGACGCCGCTTTGGTGTTTATGCTGGCGGAACGGTTCAAGGTAACTCAGGCTGTTGGCGAGTATAAGGCCGAAAATAGTCTTCCTCCCGCTGACCCCGGCAGAGAACAAGAACAGATTGCACGGTTGCGACAGCTCGCCAGCGATGCCAATCTCGATCCTGAATTTTCAGAAAAATTCCTGCGCTTCATCATCGATGAAGTCATTCGTCATCACGAACAGATCCGTGACGAAGCTGGCTAA
- a CDS encoding NADH dehydrogenase ubiquinone Fe-S protein 4 — MAARIYQIPMNAMQSGRALTDKWVLEFEPSEARKADALTGWAGSGDTQRQVTMKFPTVDAAKAYADKYGISYTVVPTPHKTLKLQAYADNFR; from the coding sequence ATGGCCGCACGGATTTATCAAATACCCATGAACGCTATGCAGTCAGGCAGAGCCCTGACCGATAAATGGGTACTGGAATTTGAACCGTCGGAAGCCCGCAAAGCTGATGCGCTGACCGGTTGGGCCGGGTCTGGCGATACGCAGCGGCAGGTCACTATGAAATTTCCCACCGTAGATGCGGCAAAAGCTTATGCTGACAAATATGGTATCAGCTATACCGTCGTGCCAACGCCTCACAAAACTCTAAAATTACAAGCGTATGCGGATAATTTTCGATAG